The DNA region TCCGCCTCGACCCCCAACCTGTCGCCCGCTGAGTGATCCAGGTCTACGTGCCCAAGGGTGCCCCTGTCGATGAGGCACCCGCTGCCCGAGTCTACGCGGATCCCCCTGTCAGCAGCCCGACCAGGCGCTCGGGCGCGACGAACCTGACCTCGCCGAAGGACAGGCCTTCGGGGAAGTCCTTCTTGTTGTAGGTGCAGAGGTAGCGACAGCCGTACTGGATGGCCGCCTGGATGACGTGGAGGTCGGAGATGTCCTTGAGGGCGAGCGTATCCCCGCCGATCGCGGCCGTGCCGGAATGCGCTTGCCTGGCGGGGACCTGGATGATCGTCTTGCCTCCCTTCTTCAGGATCGGGTTCAGCGGACCGCCCGCCCGGCCGAGCGCCACGTTCCGGATCATCTCCGGCGACAGCAGGGGCACGAGCAAATCGCAGAACTCCTCGACGATCTCGGGCGGGTACTGGATCCTAGGCTTGCCAAACCCGGACCGGCACTTCCCGACCCACTCCGCGACGATCTCCTGGGTGATGACCGGCTCGTAGAAGCCGAGGCGGGCGAGCATGAGCAGCCGCATGTCCACGCCGCGGTGCGATCGGATGGCACCGCAGAGAACCGTCGTGTCGATGAGGATCCGGATCACTTGGGGGACGGCGTCAACTATTCGTCCGGATCCTTGGCGCCGGTGTGGCCGGCGGGCACGGGGGCGTTGATGACGTCGAGCCTCCCCTGGAGGCTCCGGAGCTTCGCGTCATACTCTCGCCCGCCCCTGATCGCGCTCTCGGGGATCCGCCGGTGGCCCGACGGCGTCACGATGGACTCCAGGCGCCCCTGATCGCACCAGTTAGACACCGTCTTGGGGGTGACCCCGAACAGCTCGGCGACCTCACCAGGCGTGTAGAACCGCTTACCTTCGGTCTCCGGCCGGATTCCGGTACGCCGCGAGCTGGAAGCGCTCGTGCCCGCCCCCTTGCCGGCCGCCCCTGGCTTGGCGGGTCTGGGCTTTCCTTCGGTCGCCATTCGGGTCCTCCGACTCCAGCACTCCTGCCTGTTATTTCCAAATTTTCCGATCTTTACCTTACTTCGGAATCGAGGCGCGTGCAAGAGGATCGGCCGTGAGCGGTGCTCGGACCGGTCGGGGCCCTGGCGGGATCGGGCACCGGTCGTTCAGGTCGGAATGTCCGCTACTCATCGTTCCGACCGCGAACATACTACTGCGTCCAGGGCGAAGCAATCACGTTCTGGAACCGCCGAAAACGTACGACGGTGATCAATTTTGCACGGATCGGGCGAATAATGCTCAGAATAACGATACATACCAAAAAAAGGTGGCTGGTAGGACGGTAGGACCACTACTCTAACGATTCTGTTATCGTTAATCCTAACACCTCCAGCGTCGTGGTGCCATACGCTTTTTCTTCACGCGGACTTGCGTCTACTATCGGCACCACCAGGCGACAAGAGACCGGACCGATCCAGAAGAGGTGCCAGATGGACGATTGGCCGAAGGGCCGCCTCCTTACTCCCGAGGAGGTCTCGGCCATTCTCGGCGTCGCCGTCCAGACCCTGGCCCGGTGGCGCTGCAACGGTTCCTCGGATCTGAAGTACGTCAAGGTCGGAAAGCTGGTGCGCTACCGGCCTGAGGACGTGAAGGACTACATCGGCCGCCGCATGGCGTAGCGCCAGGTCGGGCTCTCGGACACCCACTCGTCCCATTCAAGCGGCGCAAGCGCCTACGGGAACATTCCACGCAGTCAAGTCGTGGTGTCCTCTATCCAGGGGCGCGACTTAATCTGGTCTTAACTTCTCGGCCAAACAGCCTTATGTATAGATACGGGAATACTTCGTCGTCACTAGCACAAAGGAGGTGCCATGATGGCCAGTTTCAGGGCTCCGGACCCGGAGCCGCAGAAACCCCCGGTGCGGGTGTCCATACGCGCTGCAAACGGCGTCGCGCCCGCCTGGCAGGCGGCACGACTGGAGCTGTTGGAGGTCTTGCCGGTGAACAACCGGAAGATCGACGAGTTCCTCGCTGTCAACGAGTTCGAGTTCGAGGGCATCGACCTGCTCGCGGACCCCGAGAGGGCCAAGCGCCGGGCCCGAGCCCTCCGCGACGGCTTCAACAAGCTCGGGAGGTTCATGACGTCGATCGGCGTCCTGCGACCGGAAGACGTGCGCCCCGAGCTCTTCACGGAGATCGGCACGGCCAAGCGGCCGAGGAAGGAGGAGTGACCAAGATGGCCCGTTCTGCCTCGCCATCACCCGCCCGGACGTTCTATCAGGCCCTCAAGGAGGAGAACGACCTGGCGAGGATCCAATACTTCACCGGTTGCCACGCGTGGGACATGTACCGTGCCCTGCACCCCGACCTCGGCCTGGCCGCCGTGCCACGGCCGGGCGCCGATCGCGAGATCTACCTCCGGCCCGACGAACGCCCGGAACTGGTCGTCCAGATGGTCGAGGAGATGCTGGATGCCATCGACGGGTCCGAGGATACGCGGCGCTACGCCGAGCAGTTCATCTACCGCCTCCTGGGGATCGCCGTCCATGAGTTCGACCTGCCTCTCCCATGGCTTTGCCGGTGCCTCCGCTCCCCGCGCCAGCTCGGTTTGCTCATGGTTGGCTCTTACCCGATTCCCGCGGACGGGAGCGACCTCGACCCGAAAGCCGAGGCCCGCCGGTGGCAGGAGGACGGCTACCGGATGCAGGTCGTGACCGAGATCCAGCGCTCGATCAAGTTCCCGCGGTCCGTGGCGCCGCTCGGGGAGCACCCGCTCATCGCGGCCTCGATCAACTGGATGCTGGACCGGGGAACCGCCGCCAGCGCGGCGGTCGCCACCAAGGTCATCAAGGCGGTGCTCCGCTACTACTTCAAGGCGGACAGCAGCCAGGAAGAGTGGCTCGGTGCCCTCAAGTCCCGGGCAACCAAGCGCCGCCGTCGAGGCCCGCCCACCAGCCGCATGCTCCATAAGCAGGCGCTCGGGCTGGCCCCCGACCTCTGGGGAACCCTGGCGACCGAGGGGCTCGACCGCCTGCTCGCCAAGGTCGCCGAACCCTGGGAGGTGGTGCAGCAAAACCCTGGCAACGACTACTGGCTGAGACTGTGGGCGACCGCGGTCCGTGACGCCTTCCTCTTCGCCCTCTTGCTCTTCTGCCCCCTTCGCCCCAAGGAGATCACCCGGGCGCGGCTCAACGTCGACGTGTTCCCCAAGGAGGGGGCGATCTCGATCCTCGGTTGCAGGACGAAATCGGGCGTGGCGATCTACCGGAGCC from Candidatus Tanganyikabacteria bacterium includes:
- a CDS encoding helix-turn-helix domain-containing protein, which translates into the protein MDDWPKGRLLTPEEVSAILGVAVQTLARWRCNGSSDLKYVKVGKLVRYRPEDVKDYIGRRMA
- a CDS encoding helix-turn-helix domain-containing protein — translated: MATEGKPRPAKPGAAGKGAGTSASSSRRTGIRPETEGKRFYTPGEVAELFGVTPKTVSNWCDQGRLESIVTPSGHRRIPESAIRGGREYDAKLRSLQGRLDVINAPVPAGHTGAKDPDE
- a CDS encoding PIN domain-containing protein, with amino-acid sequence MIRILIDTTVLCGAIRSHRGVDMRLLMLARLGFYEPVITQEIVAEWVGKCRSGFGKPRIQYPPEIVEEFCDLLVPLLSPEMIRNVALGRAGGPLNPILKKGGKTIIQVPARQAHSGTAAIGGDTLALKDISDLHVIQAAIQYGCRYLCTYNKKDFPEGLSFGEVRFVAPERLVGLLTGGSA